The genomic DNA TCACAGACGATGCAGGCGGCCTCCTGGGGGACGATGACCGGGTGGCGGGTTCCCGAATCGTCCTCTCCCGGGACCAGCCGGATGGCTTCGGCCGGGCAGACCTCAGCACACGCGCCGACGCCGCAGCACAGATCGAGGAATTCCTCCTCGGGCGCTGCGCCCGGCGGCCTAAGCGGCGTCCGGGGCGTATCGGCGCCCCCGGCGCGGGACTCCGTGAGAACCGCCTGGATAAAGGCGAAAGGCCCCTTCTGAAGGAAGGCCCGCCGGTCGAATTCAATCGGCTTCATCGCGCATCCTCAGACCGGCAGCCGGGCCGGGCTTTGGCGTATTCCGCAACGTCAAAGAGAGTGGGAGAAGGCGTCGCCGGCGCCAAGGGAAAGACGAGGGTCCGGGTGGTCTTACGCGCCGGGCGCCGCATGCGTCTTCCTCCGGCGGGCCGCCCGGGAGCGCCTGCGGTGAAAAAAGAGGAGCAGGACGAACAGCACGACCCCGCCCGTCGCCAGGTACGGCATCCAGGAGACGGTATCGCCCCAGACTTCGACCGGGACGGACCCCTGAAACCCCTCGGCCACGAGCTTCAAGTCATATAGCCCCGGTCCCGGCACCGACTGGCGGACCCGGTACACGGCTTCCTCCAAAGGCCGGTCGTGCTGGAAGGCGGCCAGCCGGGTCTTTCCACGGCGCACCTCGATGGTCAGGGGGCCCGTGTAGCTCTGGCCGGTCCTGGCGTCCGTGAGGCTGACGTAGAACTGCACGTCGTCCGGCGTGTCCGAAGTCTGCCGGCGCAGCCCCTCGAAGAAATAGCTCACCACGGTGATGTCGTAACGGCCGACCCGGACGCGCGTTTCGCGCGTGGGGATCTGGGGGTAATTCTCGGCGTAGCCGTAGTGGGGCTTTCCCCGCATGTGGTGGCCGGATGCGGCGAGCGGAACCAGGAGCAGCGCCGTCCCCAGCCCCAGGGAGACGCCCTTCTTGAGGCGCGCGAGGAGCCGGGCCGGCGAGCGCCGGCGCGGAGGGGCGAGCCCCAGGGTCAGCAGGTCGTCGGGGCAGGCGGCCGTACAGACCCCGCAGTTGTAGCATTCGGCGAGTGAGAACGACCCCGCCGGGTTGACCCCCATCGGACAGATTCTCGCGCAGGCCGTGCAGCCCTCGATGCAGGCGCGCTCGGCCTTCCGCACCCGGAAGGGGGCCAGCGAGCCGAAGAGGCCCAGAAGCGCGCCGGTCGGGCAGAGGGAGCGGCACCACGCCCGGCGGGAGAGGAGCAACTCGCCCAGGATGACGCCCGAGAAGATCAGGACGCCGCCGTTGGTGACGCCGAACACCATGAGGGAGAACACGTCCCGCCCGATCTGGACGTGGGGGAGGAGGTTCGCCCACAGGGCGACGTCGAAGGCGACCGCCGCGGCAAGCCCCGTGAACAGCAGCGCCCACTTGGCCCACCGGGGGACTTTGAGGTCCGGCGGACGGACCCCGATCTTCGGCAGCGCGCGCCGTCTCAGGAGGTCGAATCCCTCCAGGAGCGTGTTCACCGGGCAGACCCACCCGCAGAAGATCCGCCCGAGGAGGGCGGCCACGAGGAGCGGGAGCGCGGCTCCCGCCAGGAGGGCGAGCCAGACGCCCGGCGCGCGGAATACGGTCTCCGCCGCGACCACCGGGTCGAGAATCGGGAACCCGAAGGCGGAGAACGACCCGAAGTTGCCCACCCAGTCCATCGAGCGGGCGGCGGGGTCCGCCAGGCGACCGAGGGTGACCGAAAACAGGTGGTAGAGCCATTGCTCGAAGACGGTTCCCGTCAGGGATATCTTGTGGTAGCCGTTCTTGCCGTACTGCTGGTAGAGGATGCCCCCGTAGTTGAGGGCGGGCACGGCCAGGAGCAGGCCGAGCGCCCCCAGCTGGATCCCCCTTCTCATGAGCCGGCGCATCACGGTATCAGGACTCCACGGGGACGATGCGGATCGCCTGGGGGACGTGGATGCAGGCGCGCTCGCAGAGCCCGCAGCCCACGCAGGCGTCCGTGACGATGGGCTGTTCGTACATGCCCGTCTTCATCGCCACCCCCGGGAAGGGACAGGCGCGGATGCACACCCCGCAGGTGCGCCCCTGGTAGGAGTAGCACATGGCCTGATCCACCACCGCGCGTCCCATCTTGACCTGAGAGAGAACGGCGTCGGCGTCTGCTACGATTTGCGTCAGGGCGCCCGTCGGGCAGACCTCGGTGCACTTCATGCAAAGCATGCAGGCCTGCTCGCGGGGGACGATGTAAGGCGTGTTGAGGTTTCTGAGGCCGTGGCCGAACCCGGTCATCTGAATGGCGGTGTTCGGACAGACGGCGGCGCACCGCGCGCAGCGGATGCACCGGTCGAGGAACTCCCGCGCGTTCAGCGCGCCGGGCGGGCGAAGGAGGCGGCGAAAACGCGCCCCGGCCCTCGCGAAACTCCTCCGTCCGGTCGCGAGCACCGAAGCGACGCCCGTGAGCGCCATTGCCCCGGCGAGCAGGAACGTCCGTCTGTTCAGACCCAATCTCTCTCCTCCCAAAAGTCCTCCAGGCCCGGCGGGACGGGGAAGGCGAGCGTTCCCTCCCCGTCTCTCCCGGTTCACCGGAGGCCTAGATTTTCTCGATCCTCGCTTTTACGTGCTTGAAGTCCGCCTGGCCGGATACCGGGTCGAAAGCCCGGTGGGTGACCGCGTTGACGAGCCAGCGGTTCTTCTTCGGATCCGCGCTGTCCGCGACGGAAAGGTTCCACGGGGAGAACACCTGCCCCGGCATGACCTTGTTGCGCGCGGGTTTGACCTTGCTCTTCGTGCCGATGCTGGCCCGCGCCTCGTAGCTGCCCCGGGGCGNNNNNNNNNNNNNNNNNNNNNNNNNNNNNNNNNNNNNNNNNNNNNNNNNNNNNNNNNNNNNNNNNNNNNNNNNNNNNNNNNNNNNNNNNNNNNNNNNNNNTTGACCTTGCTCTTCGTGCCGATGCTGGCCCGCGCCTCGTAGCTGCCCCGGGGCGTCACGACCCGCACCCATTCCCCGTCCTCGATTCCCAGCCGCCGGGCGTCGCGGGGGTTCATTTCGAGGTACTGCTCCGGCACCAGCCGGCGGGTGGTGGCCGCCCGGATCGTCTTGGTGGTGTGGAAGTGCTCGAAGACGACCCCTAAGTTCAGCCAGAACGGGTACTTGTCGGCCTTCTTGATCTCCGCCATGGATTTTCCGTAGTAGTCGAAATCCGGCAGTTCCGGCGTCAGCCCGGCGTCGCGCATCTCGATGAGCA from Acidobacteriota bacterium includes the following:
- a CDS encoding 4Fe-4S dicluster domain-containing protein; the encoded protein is MKPIEFDRRAFLQKGPFAFIQAVLTESRAGGADTPRTPLRPPGAAPEEEFLDLCCGVGACAEVCPAEAIRLVPGEDDSGTRHPVIVPQEAACIVCEDLACMKACPSGALSLVPREEIRIGVAQVSPDRCLAWSGTDPGCDYCVDRCPLGSQAIRLERAGPVRGPVVEEGCVGCGLCEYFCPTQPSA
- a CDS encoding 4Fe-4S binding protein, with protein sequence MRRLMRRGIQLGALGLLLAVPALNYGGILYQQYGKNGYHKISLTGTVFEQWLYHLFSVTLGRLADPAARSMDWVGNFGSFSAFGFPILDPVVAAETVFRAPGVWLALLAGAALPLLVAALLGRIFCGWVCPVNTLLEGFDLLRRRALPKIGVRPPDLKVPRWAKWALLFTGLAAAVAFDVALWANLLPHVQIGRDVFSLMVFGVTNGGVLIFSGVILGELLLSRRAWCRSLCPTGALLGLFGSLAPFRVRKAERACIEGCTACARICPMGVNPAGSFSLAECYNCGVCTAACPDDLLTLGLAPPRRRSPARLLARLKKGVSLGLGTALLLVPLAASGHHMRGKPHYGYAENYPQIPTRETRVRVGRYDITVVSYFFEGLRRQTSDTPDDVQFYVSLTDARTGQSYTGPLTIEVRRGKTRLAAFQHDRPLEEAVYRVRQSVPGPGLYDLKLVAEGFQGSVPVEVWGDTVSWMPYLATGGVVLFVLLLFFHRRRSRAARRRKTHAAPGA
- a CDS encoding 4Fe-4S dicluster domain-containing protein — its product is MGLNRRTFLLAGAMALTGVASVLATGRRSFARAGARFRRLLRPPGALNAREFLDRCIRCARCAAVCPNTAIQMTGFGHGLRNLNTPYIVPREQACMLCMKCTEVCPTGALTQIVADADAVLSQVKMGRAVVDQAMCYSYQGRTCGVCIRACPFPGVAMKTGMYEQPIVTDACVGCGLCERACIHVPQAIRIVPVES